The segment TCAAGAAGTTCTTTTCGAAGAAAAAGGAGGAGGTGGCGGCGTTTAAAGTATGTTCCATCAAGCCCATTAAGAAGCCTCCTAACAGAAAATGATTTACTCTCCAGGTTAAACTAATGGGCAGCTCGATGGGCGAAGGCCGCAAATTGAACACCCCCAAGCAGGAGGCACCTTCGAGTAGCAACTCTCGGGGTCGTAAGTACGAGGCTTATGTCCCTCCCAAGCGCAACGAGCTGAGCAATGAGGCCCGTGCCGCAGCGAATGCCGCACTCTCGCGCATCGACAAGAAGACCTCACGGGAGTTCAACACCTCACTGTCGGCAGTCAAGGCTCAGGCCAAGCGAGAACTCGAGGCAGAGCGTCGGCAGAAGGAAGAAGCGTCTGCCAATGTAGAGGTGTCTGCATCCACAGCCAGCACCTTATCCGGCGGGGACAACAAGAACATGGCGTGTGAAGGTGTCTTCTTCCGCTGCCCTATGGTCAGCGATGAGGTTCTACCGAAGAAGGATTGGAAGGTGAAGATCAGGGAGTTCCTATACCAGCAGTTGGAGGAAGGAGATCGCGGTCTAACAGCTTGCCTGATCATCCACAACTGCAATGTGAAGGAGAAGGCTGACGACTGCATAGCAACTCTGGTTCGGTATCTGGAGAACCTCATCACGAACCCGACCGATGAAAAGTTCTTGAAAATACGCATGTCGAACAAGATCTTCAGCGAGAAAGTGCGTTACGTGGAGGGTGCATTGGACGTTTTGTATGCTGCTGGTTTTAGTGAGGTCCAAATTGACGATGAGCCATTCCTCCTCTGGACCGGGGAACAGACTGAACAAGATCTGGACTTGCCCACCCTGGTTGATGGTCTGAAAAACTCAGAATGCATTCCCCTGGAGCTGGACCGCAACTTGAAAGTGCTGTTGCCATCACAGGCACGACGCGTTGTTCTACCCAATGATTTCTATCGCCTCTCCCCAGAGGAGATCAAGAAGGAGCAGCAACTGCGCTCCGAAGCTATCAAACAGGCCCAGATGCTGAGGACGAAGGCCATGCAGGAACGCGAGGAGCAGCGCACTTTGCGCATGTACCGCTACGCACTGGTTAGGGTAAAATTTCCCAATGGCCTCGTCATACAAGTGAGTGATTAAGATGATGAAATCGAGTGAACGGCTAATGCAATCTCATGTATCGTTTCCAGGGCACTTTTAATGTGTACGAGAAAATTTCGGATATATTTGAATTCGTGCAATCTTGCCTGGCGGATGAGTCACTTGAATTTAATCTGGTGGCCAGCAGCGAGGGCAAGCTCGGTGAAGAAGACATGGATAAGACCTTATTCGACTGCAAGTGAGTGCTCTTGTTCCATTTTGTCACTTACATGgtgaaataattaaaatacaCTTGTATTTCAGACTCATTCCTAATTCTCTGCTGTTGTTCTGCCCCGAAACGTCCTCATCCGATGGGAATGCCGGGGACGTCAACTACCTGAAGGAGGAGCTCTTCATGCTGGTTCAGTCCATGTAGAAACATCGTCTTCAATTGATCATTAAGCGGCAGCTTTTGAGTTTTACCCTAACTTATATACTTTATCAAGCTCTTGTTATTTATTGCTTTCAAATTTATTATTCAAAGTCAAATATAGTCATACTTTCAAATTAACCGCCCTTGCAAGACTTATTCCAACAGCTGTTTTTGGTATCTTTCGGCTTCCCAGTATTTTTTTGTGGTATTTTCAGCCGAGTTGTTTACAGTCACACTAagtgcaaaaataaacaacaaaattgCAGCTAACAAATAAAAATTAGCCAAAATCATGGTAAAAATGAGCTTTAACAACAAATTGTGAACAAATAGATAGTGTGTAAATTAAGTTGTCCGTATGTCCAAGTAGCCTTAGCTGCTTGATGCGTGGTCCTCGTGCGGGTTCCGTGGTATAGAATCCTTTATGAAGATTATGTTGGAGAGATAACTGTCTCTCTTATCACTGGCCTTGTGGTACAGAGGTATAgaattaataattcaaagtgTTTACGGATGGTTGCCGGAGCAAGGTTTATTAACAAGCGTTAGCTTTCGTTATAAGAACAGAACTAAAACTAGGAGCCACCAGCAAGCTGGGGCATAAGCTGAATCAAAAGTATTTATGTAATTGCCAAAGACTGCAAAGctacaaaatatatgtacttagTATCTTCGCTAACAATAATCCGCTGACATTCCTCTCTAACCCAACTAAAACTGAAATAGACCTAATCATAAAATATCTAAAAGAATCAAACTTATATCCATTAATCTAGCTCTAATATAAAACCCATGGAATACATCTcacatataataaatataatataataaacaTAACATAATAACAACATAGCCGAAGGTCATAGTAACCAGTGCTATCACTAATAAGCTAGGTTAATAGTTTTAACTCTAACCTCgctgtaaataaataaataaaaataaataaatatgtactTAGAGCTACAAAGCTACAGTCGGTAAGCCGACTTGGCATAAGCGATAATGCTGATCTTGCGGCATGTGCAAGATATCAGATTACCGCCGGTTGACCGTCACATTCAGGGCGCTGAACTGAAGTTCGCTGATTTGGCATCTTGAGTGCAACTGTTGGCTAACATTTGCGGTTGTTTATGTTACACAACAATGTGCGAGGGGCACTCGTTAACTACTCTCCCCTCAGAAGTATGACCGTCCCCGTTCATCTTGTagttgtccacgatttcctgtaTCTTCTGTGAGGCTCGTCTTCTCCTCAACTTCTGGTAGAGGAGGATGGAACTGCTGAGACTCAGGCTGAACCCAACTGCGGCAGCAAACCATGACCTAGGTGACCCGGCCGATGCTACCTCTTCTTGAAGTTCCTGGATGACATGTAGGTTGTGGTTGTTCATCCTTCGTAATAGTGGCAAGCTCAGGACTGGGTCGTGGCTAATGATTGTAAGTGTTGGCGAAGCTACTATGCCCGGCATCCTGTCTATGATCTCACGTTGGTTCACGTATTTCGTTCCGTTGATGACAGCTACGCGCTCAAATGTGATGAGGAACGTACCGTTGACTGATATTGTCGAGCCGTCATCGGTGCTGACGTTAGCGGGACTATCGTTCAGGACCATGATGCCATCGTCTACCATTGTGATACTTTCCAGGTGACTGGGCTGCGTGTTACAACGCGCTGTGCGTCCGGCGTGCAATTCGCGTGCGCAGGTGTCGTGTGTGGCCAACTTGCAGATCGATGCGTAGGTTGCTGTGGTGCAGCTTGTTACTGCTAGAACGTCCTTGTCGCATTCAGCTACGGTGTCATCTTGAAGCTGAAGTATTGTATGCTCATGGGACACGGGGAGGATGCTGAACTTTCTACATATAAGCTTAATTCTGGGATATTTGATTAAAATGTGGACAATATTTTCGGACTGTAGAATCTTAATACTAGATGCTTCCATCAGACTAACTATAGGAATTTCTGTGGGATGTTCGATAAGCACAGATTTTAGGTCATCGTGATCAAAGATAGTTGGGTTTATGATATTGGCTTTTGCCAGAGTGATTGTGAGCATTAAATTTTGGATTTCATTTATTAACATTCTATTTCTGGCCAATAATGCCTCATATAAGTGTGGTGTGTCTATCAAATCAACCTTTTTTGCTTTAATTATTTGGTTTACCGTGTCAGTGAGCTGGTTTATCTGTTTCTGGGTTTCTGTATTTATTATTACCTGTCTGTTGTTTGATTCGCTTAACTTTGTTTCGGTCATTCTAATTTTTTCTAGGTCTTTAGCGTCTGGTGTGCCAGCCACGACTTTAAGTGCTGTCCCAAAAAAATCCAAGCTTCTGGCGGCAATTCTATGATGCACTTCTAGAACGGACAAAAGGCTTCTAGTATGGTTTGCATCTATTTCTAGTAGTTTTCTCATATGAGACTGCGGAAAGTACTCGGACAACTTTTCTGTTTCTTCTATTATACTCAAAAATTCGGACAGATTACTTGAATGTATAGCATAGTCATGTTGCTCCCAAATCATTACATTTCCATCTACTATGGGTATGTAGCTTGAGTGGGAATAGTCGGTGATCCGAgcatttattgtatttattaaaaataaaagcgACCAAATAAGCCTGCAAGAGAAAATAAAATTTGATTAACCTTACTGTGTTTCTTAATTCTATTACCAACTTATGAATGTTAAACTAATATCTATTTTATATTGTCCTTGTGGACCACCCTCCCCTTAATAAGTACAGACGTTCCTAGGTCTGCCTGAATTACCTCTTCTGAGCATAAGGGGGTAAGTTTGTTTCCTAGTCTTTTGTTGGACTTGGTGAAGACTTTTTCTCCTACCTCAAACACTCTGTTTTGTCTGTGTGTATTATTCCTGTCCAGTTGTATTTGTTGAGCTTTCTCATTTTTTGCCCTAATGGCTTCCCTAAACTCATCAGTCGATGAGTGTATCACTTCTATCGGTTTTTTGCCTGTCACTGAATGCAGTGAACGGTTGTACTCTATAGTTGCAAGTAAGATCAGTTCGACGGTATCGTCGATCTTTCTTTCCAGCTTAATGCATCTAGCGATTTCCGACAATGTGCTGTGGAATCGTTCCACCTGGCCATTAGAAACACTATGTAATGGAGGTGCATTTACAACGTCAATCCcaaaattattttttaataacGATGTAATGGTCTCTGAATTAAATGCTGCTTCATTATCACAATACACAACCTTTGTTTTGGGGAATAAGTTTACTATTTGAGTGATAGGGCCTTTTATATCCGCTATGGTACGTGACAGTATTGGTTGCACTACTGCGAATTTTGAGAATTTATCAATGCATGTCAGGAATTGTTTCCTGTCAGTCGAGAAAATGTCAATGTGCAACCGCTCGCCGGAAAACGATGGCGTTGGTGTTTCTCCGAGAACCTGTTTCTTCGGATGCCTGTCATATTTGGCCTTAGTGCAAATTTTGCAGTTGGCCACAACTTCTGTAACCAGCCTGGTCATTTTTGGGAAGTAATACTCTTCTAAAATTTGCTTAATGTTCTCTTGTGCGGCTCTGTGCGCCCGATTGTGCTCTGTTGTGGCAATTTCCCTTTGTTCTGTTTTGTTAACTATGTCGGTTACCATATTTTTACAATACCAAAACTTTGTTGACGGGAAGGTTCTCACTAACTCGTGCTGGATATACGACAGCGTTGGCAGATCACAATATATGGCGTTGACCACATTAGGGTTAACTTATGCGTTAACTTTGTTTAAGAGCTCGTTTCTGTCAGTGAAGTGAATTTTGTGGCGCGTTTTTTTCGCCAAAGAGTATGAAGTCTCGTTTTAGAGAAAACCTTGATTCCTCTAAAACTATCTGGTTTCTGAAACAATTAAAAGGTTTTCCGTGGCTTTTATCGTATAGGTCGCGGATAATTCGCTATGAATTGTCGCAGCATCGGATATTATTTCACTTTGCAGAGCATTCACGTTTTGTCGCGAGAGTGCGTCTGCTACTTGGTTTTCTTTACCCGGCTTGTAGTGGATCTTTGCGTTATGTTCATCGATATACGCTTTCCATCTTTTTATCTTTGCATTGGGGTTTCTATCAGACACCGCAAATGTTAATGGCTGGTGATCTGTGAATATATTAATGTCTCTTGTACCATATAGGTACTGCTGTAGTTTCCCCAgggcccaaactatagcttaTAGTTCTCTTTCGTTGGTGGCATAATGCGTCTCGCTATCTTTTAATGCCCTTGAAATCATCGTTATGGGTCGGTTGTCCTGAGACAGTACCTCACCAATGCCATAGGCAGAGGCATCTGTTGTTAGGTCAAATGGTTTTTTGAAATCTGGGTATCTGAGAGTGACGTCTTCTGAGGCTAGCACATTCCTTAATTTTTCGAACGCATCTCGTTCTGGAATACCAAAATCTATGGTTGTTTTCTTTGACATGTGTTTGCTGATGGTCCCGTTCTCTCCTTTCAACAGGTTTGTCAACGGCTTTGCAATTGCTGCAAAGTCTTTGACAAAACATCTGTAATAACTGGCCAATCCTAAGAATGACCTAAGTTCCTACAGAGATTTTGGTTCTGGATATTTTTGTATCGCCTTTACTTTTTCCGGGTCTGTCTTTGCCCCGGAAAAATTCCCGATGAACCCTAGATATTCTATGCTTTGTTTGAAAAAATGGGTCTTTTCTCTTGAAACCTTCATGTTAGCCTCACATAAGCTTTTTAGAACCCAATCTATGTGCTCCACATGATCCTTTTCGTTTTCGGAAAAAATGTTCACGTCGTCTACGTAGACATAGCAAGTTTTGCCAATCTGGTCACGCAGTACGTCGTCTATCGCTCTTTGGAAGATGCTTCCCGCATTCTTCAACCCGAACGGGTTGAATTCGTACTTTCCGCCGTTTACGGAAAAGGCCGTCTTCTCGCGATCCTGTTCTGCTAGATAAATTTGGTGATAGCCGGACTTTAGATCTGATGTCGTAAAGTACTTGGCTTTGCCCAAGTTTGACAATATCATTGAGATATTGGGCATTGGGTATCTATCAGCGATGGTTTTTTCATTTAGTTTCCTAAAATCAATCACCATTCGCTTGTTTCTGTTCCCATTTTCGTCATGTCCCTTTTTGTCAACAACCCATGTTGGGTTGTTATACGGTGACCTTGAAGGCCTAATGATGCCATTGTCAATTAAATCTTTAATTTCTTTCTTGACAAAGTCATTGACCCCCATAGGATGCGGATATAGCTTTGAGTAAACTGGCTTATCGTCCTCTGTACGGATCGTAGCCACCACAGACGTATTGAACGGCAACGCCTCGTTAGAGTTCGTGAATGCCTTTGTCCTTTTTAAAATCATACTCCTAAATTCAGCTTTTACGATTTCCGGTACTACAATATCATTTACGTTAGTGAAATTGACGTTGTCACAATAATGGTGCTGCAGCTTTTCAGATGCAGATCCATGGTTGATTGTACCATTTCCAGTATCCAGGGTTGCTCCTACCTGCGTTAGCAAGTCGAAACCGAATACCATCAAATGGCGTTAAGGAATCTAATAAAAAGAATGAAGCTGATCTCCCAAAAATGTTCATTGAACATTTATGGGTTACTTTGTTAGAACCATGGATGGAACTAACCGTGAAAGGGGAGCTGACCGGGACTACATTATTTAGCTCCTTTACGGGCTTGATATAGTTCTTGGCCGCTCCGGTGTCAatcaatatttttaattttctcccAGCCAGCTGTCGTTCGATGAACGGCAACTGGGAGCGCTCTCTAAAAAATGTACCAAGTCGTTGTCACCTGCCTCCCTGGTTTCCTCCTGAATTTCTGCGACCGCGGCTTCAGCTACCCTATAGTATTCCTGATCCTGGTCATCGTTTGCTTGCTGAATGGTGTTCTGGACGCGTTGGCGCCTCTGACCCGTCATTCTTTCAGAGCCCCGTCTCTTTTGAGCCTGCGTGTATTCGTTTTGGGTGTTAGCACCTTGATTTTTTCCAAAAAGCGTAGGCTGCTTAAACTAGAAGTACCAGATGCCGTATCCATGGGCTCTGGTGCTGACCCCTTGTCCTCTTTGGGACTCTGATTACTATTGTTTTGTTTACCCTgttttttaaaaaaatgtgggtTCTTGTCTTGGCCATATTCGGCTTCGTTGTTTTTTCCCTGTTTATCATGAGGGCGTGCCTGATACTTGTTATTTTCACCTGCCTGAGCCCTGTCTTCCATAGCCTTTGCATACGTAGCCGAAAAAATGCTACGCTCTATACTCGCTTCCGCCTCCCTTGCGAAAGCTAGTGCAGACGGTAAGTCTTTGGGCTGAGCCGGAAATACAACTGCTTTTAGCGATTTTTTAAGTCCCGATATGAAAGCATGCAGCGCATCAGCTCCAACTTCTTCGTTGAGCACTGCTGCTGTATCCGCTTGATGTGTCATTACAATTTTATTTGCGACGAGTGTCAATTTTCGTTCAACCTCATCGTAATATTCTATGAGGCTAGAATTGCCCTGCCTAACCATATCCAAATTTTGACGCAAAAGCCTGAGTGATGTCTTGTCTGCGTATGTGCAGTCCAACCTCGCTATAATGGCATCAAAGTTTAGTACGTTATGTGACACTAATAGCGCTCTAGCTGTACCTCTAATTTTGTTTCGAATGATAGTCACTGCTTGGTAATGCGCGCTGCTACCCACACATGGCTGAAAAAGCTCATAGGCATCTGTGGCGGACTGTCTCCATGCCACATAATCGTCCTGAGTTCCATTGAACTCGGGTACTGATTTTATAATGTCTAATTTTAAATCACACGGGATGGCTGGACTTATGCTTATCCTCTGATATGATTCGACCTGAGGTGCTTCTACGTGCAGTCTTCGAATATCTTGTTGTATTACATTCAGCTGTTCATTAAATCTAGCTTCTTGTGCCGCTAATGCCTGACTGACGGCATTCGCTACTAACGCCTGCACTTGGTTCATATCCATGTTCATTGACGGTTGAAAGCCTATTTGGTCGGGTTCCCACTCGTTTTCACTATCACTTTTACTTTCTATTTCTTTCTTGACTACCCTATATGGGCCAAAACTGGTCATTAGCTTTGCAGAAAAGAACTCTTTAATGACCCTTCACATTAACTTATGGCCGAAAGGAAAAATATATTCGGCAATGGGCATTACTTGAATAGAAATTTATTATGTCTCTGCCTTTAGCAGATAGCAGATAGAAAAAAATGACAACAAAAATTATAGTCGGTTTAAGAACTCACGATCACTTGtgcaatttttatacccgatactcaaaatgagtattggggtatattagatttgtggtaaaagtggatgtgtgtaacgtacagaaggaatcgtttccgaccccataaagtatatatattcttgatcagcatcaatagccgagtcgattgagccttttctgtctgtccgtccgtccgtctgtccgtctgtccgtccccttcagcgcctagtgctcaaagactataagagctagagcaacgatgttttggatccagacttctgtgatatgtcactgctaccaaaatatttcaaaacttcgccccgcccacttccgcccgcacaaaggacgaaaatctgtggcatccacaattttaaagatatgagaaaaccaaaaacgtagaattgtagagaatgaccatatctttaagactgcggaatctgaattggatcgtattattattatagccagcatcaagaaaacaatttcattttttctcgccctgtctctctctaacacacacgtatcatagccggctttgcttagagtaaaacattagcgccaagatctcagagactacaaaagctagagcaaccaaatttggtatccacactcctaatatatcggaccgagacgagtttgtttcaaaatttcgccacacccccttccgcccccgcaaaggacgaaaatctggggatattcaaaaatctcagagactattaaggctagagtaaccaaatttggtatccgcacttctgttagatctcactataaaacgtatatctcagaatttcgccccacccccttccgccccacaaaagacgaaatctgttgcatccacaatattgcacattcgagaaaactaaaaacgcagaatcatagataatgacaatatctatcagattgctgaatctggatcagatcggatcatttttgtagccaaaagcaagaaatcaattttcagtggctacgcagcgcccgacgtcacgctcagactgattttctgtctctctcgcacgcactctgtgtcgtgtggttcaatattagcggcgtctgccgcaggagagccatactgacttagtatcgggtataactgtagagttgcggtgtccgcagcaactcacaacgttccacctcgttatacccgatactcaaaatgactattggggtatattagatttgtggtaaaagtggatgtgtggaacgtccagaaggaatcgtttccgaccccataaagtatatatattcttgatcagcatcaatagccgagtcgattgagccctgtctgtctgtccgtccgtccgtctgtccgtctgtccgtccccttcagcgcctagcgCCAAAATCcaataagagctagagcaacgatgttttggatccagacctctgtgatatgtcactgctacaaaaatatttcaaaacttcgccccacccccttccgcccacacaaaggacgaaaatctgttgcatccacaatactgcacattcgagaaaactaaaaacgcagaatcatagataatgaccatatctatcagattgctgaatctggatcagatcagatcatttttatagccaataggaacaaatcaatttgcagtggctacgcagcgcccgacgtaacgctcagactgattttctgtatctctcgcacgcactctttgtcgagtcgttcaatattagcggcgtcttccggaggagagccatactaactaagtatcgggtataactgtagagttgcggtgtccgcagcaactcacaacgttccccctcgttatacccgatactcaaaatgagtattggggtatattagatttgtggtaaaagtggatgtgtgtaacgtccagaaggaatcgtttccgaccccataaagtatatatattcttgatcagcatcaatagccgagtcgattgggccctgtctgtctgtccgtccgtccgtctgtccgtccccttcagcgcctagtgctcaaagactataagagctagagcaacgatgttttggatccagacttctgtgatatgtcactgtaacaaaaatatttcaaaacttcgccccgcccacttccgcccccacaaaggacgaaaatctgtggcatccacaattttaaagatatgagaaaaccagaaacgtagaattgtatagaatgaccatatctttaagactgcggaagctgaattggatcgtattattattatagccagcatcaagaaaacaattttattttttctcgccctgtctctctctaacacacacgtagcctaggcggctttgcttagagtaaaacattagcgcctagatctcagagactataaaagctagagcaaccaaatttggtatccacactcctaatatatcggaccgagacgagtttgtttcaaaatttcgccacacccccttccgcccccgcaaaggacgaaaatctggggatatttaaaaatctcagagactattaaggctagagtaaccaaatttggtatccgcacttctgttagatctcactataaaatgtgtatctcaaaatttcgccccacccccttccgcccacacaaaggacgaaaatctgttgcatccacaatattgtacat is part of the Drosophila miranda strain MSH22 chromosome Y unlocalized genomic scaffold, D.miranda_PacBio2.1 Contig_Y1_pilon, whole genome shotgun sequence genome and harbors:
- the LOC117189975 gene encoding UBX domain-containing protein 6-like, which produces MSKIKKFFSKKKEEVAAFKVKLMGSSMGEGRKLNTPKQEAPSSSNSRGRKYEAYVPPKRNELSNEARAAANAALSRIDKKTSREFNTSLSAVKAQAKRELEAERRQKEEASANVEVSASTASTLSGGDNKNMACEGVFFRCPMVSDEVLPKKDWKVKIREFLYQQLEEGDRGLTACLIIHNCNVKEKADDCIATLVRYLENLITNPTDEKFLKIRMSNKIFSEKVRYVEGALDVLYAAGFSEVQIDDEPFLLWTGEQTEQDLDLPTLVDGLKNSECIPLELDRNLKVLLPSQARRVVLPNDFYRLSPEEIKKEQQLRSEAIKQAQMLRTKAMQEREEQRTLRMYRYALVRVKFPNGLVIQGTFNVYEKISDIFEFVQSCLADESLEFNLVASSEGKLGEEDMDKTLFDCKLIPNSLLLFCPETSSSDGNAGDVNYLKEELFMLVQSM